From the genome of Geobacter sp. SVR, one region includes:
- a CDS encoding L,D-transpeptidase family protein: MAVFQQPARTGRHLSRLFCGALTLLLLNGCSYFRDTSPFTEANDLFSKGNYSASLEKYEQIGEKLPAARDRVLFEKGVILAYPKNGQKDYQQALDCFQQLVRDYPESPYRQNSEALIFTISNVVLKDATIATQQAQIDTLHRELAGREGEIAALQENIKALKQKVFAVATRSGAVDRILIEKNERRLTLLAKGEAVKTYRIALGGNPVGPKERQGDNKTPEGIYTIDARNKDSGYHLSLHISYPNEKDRKRARELGVSPGGDVMIHGIKNGFSWVGNAHAEVDWTKGCIAVSNEEIEEIARVASSGTIVEIRP, translated from the coding sequence ATGGCTGTTTTTCAACAACCTGCTAGAACGGGCAGGCATCTTTCCCGCCTCTTCTGTGGCGCACTGACGCTGCTGCTCCTCAACGGCTGCAGCTATTTCCGCGACACCTCCCCCTTCACCGAAGCGAACGATCTCTTCAGCAAGGGGAATTACAGCGCCTCCCTGGAAAAGTATGAGCAGATAGGTGAAAAGCTCCCCGCGGCGCGCGACCGGGTATTGTTCGAAAAGGGGGTCATCCTTGCCTATCCCAAGAATGGTCAGAAGGATTATCAGCAGGCCCTGGACTGTTTCCAGCAGCTCGTCAGGGACTATCCTGAGAGCCCCTACCGGCAGAACAGCGAGGCGCTGATCTTCACCATAAGCAATGTCGTGCTCAAGGACGCGACGATTGCCACGCAGCAGGCACAGATCGACACGCTCCACCGTGAGCTTGCCGGCAGGGAGGGAGAGATTGCGGCACTGCAGGAAAATATCAAGGCCCTCAAGCAGAAGGTTTTCGCCGTCGCCACCCGGAGCGGAGCGGTGGACAGGATTTTGATAGAAAAGAACGAGCGGCGGCTGACGTTACTTGCCAAGGGCGAGGCGGTCAAAACCTACCGGATCGCCCTGGGGGGCAACCCGGTTGGCCCGAAGGAACGGCAGGGGGACAATAAGACTCCGGAGGGGATCTACACCATCGATGCCAGAAATAAGGACAGCGGCTATCACCTGTCGCTGCACATTTCCTATCCGAACGAGAAAGACAGAAAGCGGGCACGGGAACTGGGAGTCTCTCCCGGGGGGGATGTCATGATCCACGGCATCAAGAACGGTTTCTCATGGGTCGGTAATGCCCACGCCGAAGTGGACTGGACCAAAGGGTGCATTGCCGTGAGCAACGAGGAGATAGAGGAAATAGCACGAGTTGCGTCCAGCGGCACGATCGTTGAGATACGGCCGTAG